Proteins found in one Nitrospirota bacterium genomic segment:
- a CDS encoding ferredoxin, with product MNVRVDEDKCIGCGTCQEICPAVFYLNEVTGKSKVVDPDGCDYAGCCEAAEENCPVEAIMLEE from the coding sequence ATGAATGTCAGAGTTGATGAGGATAAGTGCATCGGCTGCGGGACGTGCCAGGAGATATGCCCTGCGGTTTTTTATCTGAATGAGGTGACGGGAAAATCAAAGGTTGTGGACCCTGACGGGTGCGATTATGCAGGTTGCTGCGAGGCAGCGGAAGAGAACTGCCCGGTTGAAGCGATTATGCTTGAAGAATGA
- a CDS encoding 4-hydroxy-tetrahydrodipicolinate synthase, which produces MFKGSTVAIVTPFKKGKVDEKALCNLIEWHIKQGTNAIVPCGTTGESATLDYEEHYRVIEITVKTVNKRIPVIAGTGANATDETIMITKKAEKAGADGALLVSPYYNKPTQEGIYRHYKAVAKAVDIPIVLYNVPGRTASNILPSTVARLAEIKNIAAIKEATGDMKQVSEVIRLCGDRISVISGDDFTTLTLLALGGKGVISVSANVAPKDVSDMCAAWEKGDIAKARKLHYKLEPLNASMFIETNPIPAKTALAMMGKIKEEFRLPLCEMADANKDKLKKALKDYGLI; this is translated from the coding sequence ATGTTTAAGGGCTCAACAGTTGCGATAGTCACACCTTTTAAAAAAGGCAAGGTTGATGAAAAGGCTTTATGCAATTTAATAGAGTGGCATATAAAGCAGGGGACCAATGCCATTGTGCCGTGCGGAACTACAGGAGAATCAGCAACCCTTGACTACGAAGAACACTACAGGGTAATAGAGATAACAGTCAAGACTGTGAATAAACGCATCCCTGTAATAGCAGGAACAGGAGCAAACGCCACTGATGAAACAATAATGATAACAAAAAAAGCAGAGAAGGCCGGCGCTGATGGAGCTTTGCTTGTCTCTCCTTACTACAACAAGCCCACACAGGAAGGCATCTACAGGCATTACAAAGCAGTGGCAAAGGCTGTTGATATTCCCATTGTTCTTTACAACGTGCCGGGAAGGACTGCCTCCAACATCCTGCCTTCAACAGTTGCGCGCCTTGCAGAAATTAAAAATATAGCTGCCATAAAAGAGGCAACCGGAGACATGAAACAGGTAAGCGAGGTTATAAGGCTGTGCGGCGACAGGATATCGGTCATTTCAGGCGATGATTTTACAACACTCACACTCCTTGCGCTCGGCGGAAAAGGCGTAATCTCTGTTTCTGCGAATGTAGCGCCGAAGGATGTTTCCGACATGTGCGCTGCCTGGGAAAAGGGAGATATAGCAAAGGCGAGAAAACTGCATTACAAATTAGAGCCTCTGAATGCCTCCATGTTCATAGAGACAAACCCGATACCCGCTAAGACAGCGCTTGCAATGATGGGAAAGATAAAAGAGGAATTCAGGCTTCCGCTCTGCGAGATGGCCGATGCGAATAAAGACAAGCTGAAAAAGGCATTGAAGGATTACGGGCTGATTTAA
- a CDS encoding PilZ domain-containing protein, producing the protein MMLEQRQFERKPYIETFYCAVTVLDVIDTKILNLVARGIDISEGGIGIKTDYPLEPGHVLRLNTNMKHKVGVIRWSGNGEIKGIYRVGVKFV; encoded by the coding sequence ATGATGCTTGAGCAAAGACAGTTTGAAAGGAAACCTTATATCGAAACTTTTTATTGCGCTGTGACTGTTCTTGACGTCATAGACACAAAGATATTGAACCTTGTGGCAAGAGGTATTGATATCAGCGAGGGCGGGATAGGCATTAAGACAGACTATCCGCTTGAACCGGGGCATGTGCTGAGATTGAATACCAACATGAAGCATAAGGTAGGAGTTATCAGATGGAGCGGGAACGGAGAAATTAAGGGCATATACAGAGTCGGCGTAAAGTTTGTATAA
- a CDS encoding diaminopimelate epimerase — protein sequence MNFTKMHGIGNDFILIDCITQKFKVKSEELKVLSKKLCHRQFGIGADQMLLLYPSGTADFKMRIFNADGSEVEMCGNGIRCLAGYIWSRRLSGKAILNIETPAGIIKSEKKGAMVRVDMGEPVFELEKIPVKINSKFKIQNSKLPTGRIDLTPNSKLIIDYPLKIEDREFKITCVSMGNPHAVIVVDNVMAFPVTYYGPLLEMHEIFPKRTNVEFIEILNRSEIKMRVWERGAGETMACGTGASAVAVASSLKGLTKKNVTVHLAGGDLIIEWAKDNHIYMTGTAEEVFTGQINIKL from the coding sequence ATTAATTTTACAAAGATGCACGGCATCGGCAATGACTTCATCCTCATTGACTGCATTACGCAGAAGTTCAAAGTTAAAAGTGAAGAGTTAAAAGTTCTAAGCAAAAAACTCTGCCACAGGCAGTTCGGCATAGGCGCTGACCAGATGCTCCTGCTTTATCCGTCCGGAACCGCTGATTTCAAGATGCGGATATTTAACGCTGATGGCAGCGAGGTGGAGATGTGCGGCAACGGCATAAGATGCCTTGCCGGATATATCTGGAGCAGAAGGTTATCCGGAAAAGCCATTCTTAATATTGAAACACCCGCAGGCATAATAAAGTCTGAAAAAAAAGGCGCTATGGTAAGGGTTGACATGGGAGAACCGGTTTTTGAACTTGAAAAAATACCGGTAAAAATAAATTCAAAATTCAAAATTCAAAATTCAAAACTCCCTACGGGTCGGATAGACTTAACTCCTAACTCTAAACTAATCATTGACTATCCCTTAAAGATTGAGGACAGGGAGTTCAAAATAACCTGTGTCTCTATGGGCAATCCTCATGCTGTAATAGTTGTTGACAACGTTATGGCTTTCCCTGTAACTTATTACGGGCCGCTGCTTGAAATGCATGAGATTTTCCCTAAAAGAACTAACGTAGAATTCATAGAGATATTAAACCGCTCGGAGATAAAAATGAGAGTATGGGAAAGAGGCGCCGGCGAGACAATGGCATGCGGCACAGGGGCATCTGCCGTTGCTGTTGCCTCCAGCCTCAAGGGGCTTACAAAGAAGAATGTTACAGTACATCTCGCAGGAGGGGATTTAATTATTGAGTGGGCCAAAGATAACCATATTTATATGACAGGTACTGCAGAGGAAGTATTTACAGGGCAGATAAATATTAAATTATAG
- a CDS encoding zinc ribbon domain-containing protein produces MPIYEYKCSKCKRSFSVLQKTGTSEKDTRCPDCGSNVVKKLLSAFSCSAAGGDTFSPSASGRACGGGGG; encoded by the coding sequence ATGCCGATTTACGAATATAAATGCAGTAAATGCAAAAGGTCATTTTCAGTCCTGCAAAAAACAGGGACATCAGAGAAAGATACAAGATGCCCTGATTGTGGTTCTAATGTTGTAAAAAAACTGCTGTCCGCGTTCTCATGCTCTGCTGCCGGAGGCGATACATTCAGCCCCTCTGCTTCAGGCAGGGCATGCGGTGGCGGCGGTGGCTGA
- the amrS gene encoding AmmeMemoRadiSam system radical SAM enzyme, producing MKEAMLYEKLGDKKVRCFLCSHRCLISSGKRGICAVRENLDGALFSLVYGKVVASNADPIEKKPLFHFLPGSSSFSIATAGCNLRCRHCQNYEISQFPRERPDVPIPGEDMTPEEVVNMAERYGCKSIAYTYTEPTIFFEFAYDCAMLAKGKGIKNVFVSNGFMTPESVRAIAPYLDGNNIDLKGSEKFYKEVCGAKAEPVRDTIRLMKELGVWVEVTTLIIPGYNDAEEDLKSIAEFIKSVDPAIPWHVTQFYPTYKLTDAPRTPIKTLRWARQMGFDTGLKYVYEGNVPGEGGENTYCPNCRELLIRRFGFSIQENRIKDGKCLSCGAAIEGVWS from the coding sequence ATGAAAGAGGCAATGCTTTACGAGAAACTCGGCGATAAAAAGGTAAGATGCTTTCTCTGCAGCCACAGGTGTCTTATCTCGAGCGGAAAACGGGGGATATGCGCTGTCAGGGAGAACCTGGACGGCGCTCTTTTCAGTCTCGTATACGGCAAGGTTGTCGCTTCTAATGCAGACCCGATAGAGAAAAAACCGCTTTTCCATTTCCTGCCGGGCTCATCTTCCTTCTCCATAGCAACAGCAGGATGTAACCTGAGGTGCCGGCACTGCCAGAACTATGAGATATCCCAGTTCCCGAGGGAAAGGCCTGACGTTCCGATACCCGGAGAGGATATGACGCCTGAAGAGGTAGTGAACATGGCAGAGAGATACGGGTGCAAGAGCATAGCTTATACATATACAGAGCCTACGATATTTTTTGAATTCGCATATGACTGTGCAATGCTTGCAAAAGGAAAGGGGATAAAGAATGTATTTGTCAGCAATGGGTTCATGACGCCTGAAAGCGTAAGGGCTATTGCGCCGTATCTTGACGGGAACAACATTGACCTCAAAGGCAGCGAGAAGTTTTATAAGGAGGTATGCGGGGCAAAAGCTGAGCCTGTCAGGGATACGATAAGGCTTATGAAAGAGCTTGGCGTATGGGTGGAGGTTACAACATTGATAATCCCGGGTTATAACGATGCGGAGGAAGATTTGAAGAGCATTGCCGAATTCATAAAATCTGTTGACCCTGCCATCCCGTGGCATGTTACACAGTTCTATCCAACTTATAAGTTAACAGATGCGCCGCGCACTCCTATCAAGACGCTGAGATGGGCGCGTCAGATGGGCTTTGACACAGGGCTTAAGTATGTTTATGAAGGGAATGTGCCGGGCGAAGGAGGCGAGAATACCTATTGCCCGAATTGCAGGGAACTGCTTATCCGGAGATTCGGCTTCAGCATTCAAGAAAACAGGATAAAAGACGGGAAGTGTTTAAGCTGCGGTGCGGCAATAGAGGGGGTGTGGAGTTAA
- a CDS encoding roadblock/LC7 domain-containing protein has translation MSFSEVLKETVGKVDGAVSAMIISSDGMPVEEYASEKLINLEDLSAEASAMIKDIGNAAETLGLGEAKEFSIISDKCGIIMRKINKDYYLALIIKPEGNYGKGRFVLRTTIPKIEKEF, from the coding sequence ATGAGTTTTTCAGAAGTTCTTAAGGAAACAGTCGGGAAAGTTGACGGCGCAGTTTCTGCTATGATAATAAGCTCGGACGGTATGCCTGTTGAGGAATATGCCAGCGAGAAGCTTATTAATCTGGAAGACCTGAGCGCAGAGGCATCTGCAATGATTAAGGACATAGGCAATGCTGCCGAGACGCTCGGGCTTGGCGAGGCGAAGGAGTTTTCAATAATCTCCGATAAGTGCGGAATTATAATGAGGAAGATAAATAAGGATTATTATCTTGCGCTTATTATAAAGCCGGAGGGGAATTACGGAAAGGGCAGATTTGTTCTTAGGACCACAATCCCTAAAATAGAGAAAGAATTTTAG
- a CDS encoding RluA family pseudouridine synthase translates to MISHRVKVQEKDSGKRIDVLAVEETGITRSQIQRLIKNGFLLVDSRTVSQNYRVKAGDVIVLTAEDEKREHLIAEAIPVEILYMDEHLVVVNKPSGMVVYPAAGHRSGTLMNALFHYCGKLEAPGGPLRPGIVHRLDKDTSGVMVVALDSAAYYNLAEQFKQRTINRRYVALIYGNPKENSGQISLAIGRSETDRKKMSTRVRRGKEALTIWKVIERFRHTAFIEAKLRTGRTHQIRVHLASIGHPVLGDRTYGKKIEMETKEREKLTFPRQMLHAESLGFIHPVTGEYLEFHSPMPEDMEESIKQLRG, encoded by the coding sequence ATGATCTCACATAGAGTGAAAGTTCAGGAAAAGGATTCCGGCAAACGTATAGATGTATTAGCCGTTGAGGAAACAGGGATTACCCGTTCACAGATACAGAGACTCATAAAAAATGGGTTTCTGCTTGTTGACAGCAGGACTGTAAGCCAGAACTACAGGGTAAAAGCAGGTGACGTTATTGTATTAACTGCCGAAGATGAAAAACGGGAACATCTCATTGCAGAAGCAATCCCTGTTGAAATACTCTACATGGACGAACACCTTGTTGTAGTAAACAAACCATCAGGCATGGTTGTTTATCCGGCTGCCGGACATCGCAGCGGCACATTGATGAATGCCCTCTTCCACTACTGCGGGAAACTTGAAGCGCCGGGCGGCCCGCTGAGACCCGGCATTGTGCATAGGCTTGACAAAGACACATCAGGAGTAATGGTCGTTGCTCTTGACAGCGCCGCATACTACAACCTTGCGGAGCAATTCAAACAGCGGACAATAAACAGAAGATATGTTGCGCTTATCTACGGAAACCCAAAAGAAAACAGCGGGCAGATCAGCCTTGCCATCGGACGCTCTGAGACTGACAGGAAAAAGATGTCAACAAGGGTAAGGAGAGGCAAAGAGGCGCTGACAATATGGAAGGTAATTGAAAGATTCCGGCATACAGCATTTATTGAAGCAAAACTGCGGACAGGAAGGACACACCAGATACGCGTCCACCTTGCATCTATCGGACATCCCGTGCTTGGAGACCGCACTTACGGCAAAAAGATTGAGATGGAGACAAAAGAAAGAGAAAAACTGACATTTCCACGGCAGATGCTTCACGCTGAATCGCTTGGATTTATTCATCCTGTCACAGGAGAATACCTTGAATTCCACAGCCCCATGCCTGAGGATATGGAGGAAAGTATAAAACAGCTAAGAGGCTAA
- the bamA gene encoding outer membrane protein assembly factor BamA — protein sequence MRKASLLFFCFIMLAVFISGTDSVSAEEISLPLVNSMEVKGLKRIEEAAVKSKITQKTGEPLSSEKTTNDIKDIYKMGYFDDVKVEIEPLEGGVRVIYLIKEKPTIISIDFQGNKKQEDSDLKEKITITANSIADTVLIQDNADKLRAFYEEEGYYLSKIVPVVKKVNDDEVTLTYQIEEGPKVKIKSIVIEGNKAISKKEIKKTIKTGEWWLFSFVTSSGYYKKDEMSFDIERIRNLYFNKGYIKVAVSDPKILLTEDKKGMIITIMISEGEQYRISSVDITGNKAFPESELRKKIKSAPKNIFSRAMLRSDVAALGEMHSEKGYALVNVAPDIVPDDAAKQVKITFKIDEGDIYKIGRIDISGNIKTRDKVIRREIRLDEGDTFNSSLLKRSYERLNNLNFFETVDLQPKPKPEEKLVDIDVKVKEKPTGSLTVGGGYSSVDKFIATADVTQANLFGTGRLIKLKGEFSGRSTTYNLGYRDPWFLDKELLFGTDVYKTTRKYSAYDRKAMGFDVLLGKSLSEYWKTDVTYNFENVTIFNIASGASEKITEQEGKKITSSITPAIARDSRNNYLDPHTGSRNMLYVTYAGIGGDNFFLKSGVDSSWFFPVTEETTLAFRGRYGQATGIFNKPLPLYERFYVGGIYTVRGIGWGEGGPRDANGEVIGGTKQVIFNTEYIFPLVSELKFKGVIFFDAGRAFDSFKDIEDLKYGAGVGFRWFSPIGPIRLEWGYNLNRKTGESKSKWEFTFGSAF from the coding sequence ATGAGGAAAGCGTCTTTACTTTTTTTCTGTTTTATAATGCTTGCAGTGTTTATAAGCGGGACAGACAGCGTCTCAGCAGAGGAAATTTCTCTGCCTCTGGTGAATTCTATGGAGGTAAAGGGGCTTAAGAGGATAGAGGAAGCTGCCGTGAAATCCAAGATAACACAGAAAACAGGAGAACCGCTTTCTTCGGAGAAGACCACAAACGACATAAAAGACATTTACAAGATGGGCTATTTTGACGACGTCAAGGTTGAGATAGAGCCGCTTGAAGGCGGTGTAAGGGTTATATACCTGATAAAAGAAAAACCCACGATTATAAGCATAGACTTTCAGGGGAATAAGAAGCAGGAAGATTCAGACTTGAAAGAGAAGATAACAATAACGGCAAACTCTATAGCAGATACCGTCCTGATACAGGATAATGCCGACAAGCTGCGTGCCTTCTACGAAGAGGAAGGCTACTACCTGTCAAAAATCGTCCCTGTTGTGAAGAAGGTGAATGATGATGAGGTTACGCTTACATATCAAATAGAGGAAGGGCCTAAGGTCAAGATAAAGTCCATAGTAATTGAAGGCAATAAGGCCATCTCAAAAAAGGAAATAAAAAAGACAATAAAAACAGGTGAATGGTGGCTGTTCTCTTTCGTGACATCATCAGGGTACTATAAAAAAGACGAGATGAGCTTTGATATTGAGAGGATACGAAACCTTTACTTTAATAAAGGGTATATAAAGGTTGCTGTATCTGACCCCAAGATTCTCCTTACAGAGGATAAAAAGGGCATGATAATTACAATCATGATATCTGAAGGAGAGCAATACAGGATATCTTCTGTGGATATAACAGGGAATAAGGCGTTCCCCGAAAGCGAATTGAGGAAGAAGATAAAATCCGCTCCCAAGAATATATTCAGCAGGGCAATGCTGAGAAGTGACGTGGCTGCGCTCGGAGAAATGCATTCGGAGAAAGGGTATGCGCTTGTGAATGTTGCTCCTGACATTGTGCCTGATGATGCTGCAAAGCAGGTTAAGATAACCTTCAAAATAGATGAAGGGGATATTTACAAAATAGGCAGGATAGATATATCAGGCAATATCAAGACAAGGGATAAGGTCATAAGGAGGGAGATCAGGCTTGATGAGGGAGACACATTTAATAGTTCGCTTCTGAAGAGGAGCTATGAGAGGCTTAATAACCTTAATTTCTTTGAAACTGTTGATCTGCAGCCTAAACCTAAGCCGGAGGAGAAACTTGTGGACATTGATGTAAAGGTGAAAGAAAAGCCAACAGGTTCTCTCACCGTGGGCGGCGGGTACAGCTCTGTTGATAAGTTTATAGCCACTGCCGATGTCACGCAGGCCAATCTCTTCGGGACAGGGCGGCTCATAAAATTAAAGGGTGAATTCAGCGGCAGAAGCACAACATATAACCTTGGATACAGGGACCCCTGGTTTCTTGACAAAGAACTCTTATTCGGAACCGATGTCTATAAAACAACAAGAAAGTATTCCGCATACGACAGAAAGGCTATGGGGTTTGATGTATTGTTAGGCAAAAGCCTGTCTGAATACTGGAAAACAGATGTAACATATAACTTTGAGAATGTGACGATATTCAATATAGCCTCAGGGGCGTCAGAGAAGATAACAGAGCAGGAAGGCAAAAAAATAACAAGCAGCATTACGCCTGCAATTGCAAGGGATTCACGAAATAATTATCTTGACCCTCACACAGGCTCAAGAAACATGCTGTATGTGACTTATGCAGGAATTGGCGGAGACAATTTCTTTCTGAAAAGCGGCGTTGATTCCTCGTGGTTTTTCCCTGTCACAGAGGAGACCACACTTGCTTTTAGAGGCCGATATGGCCAGGCAACAGGAATATTCAATAAACCGCTGCCTCTTTATGAGAGATTTTATGTCGGAGGCATTTACACTGTGAGAGGTATCGGCTGGGGAGAGGGCGGGCCGCGTGATGCAAACGGCGAAGTAATAGGCGGGACAAAACAGGTTATATTTAACACAGAATATATCTTCCCTCTTGTCAGCGAGTTGAAATTTAAAGGGGTTATATTTTTTGATGCCGGCAGGGCCTTTGATTCTTTTAAGGACATTGAGGATCTTAAATACGGGGCAGGAGTAGGCTTCAGATGGTTCTCTCCTATAGGGCCAATAAGGCTGGAATGGGGGTATAATTTAAATAGAAAAACAGGGGAAAGTAAAAGCAAATGGGAATTTACATTCGGCAGCGCTTTTTAA
- a CDS encoding OmpH family outer membrane protein yields the protein MRKILLLTLCSVLLYVSPAGAAEALKIGFVDLPRIFAESDSGKKARADIEAIEKSKKAVIEEKVNSLKKIEEEIAKQSSVLSAEAKKAKEEEFEKLQRDVQKLVAEARAELQKKETELTNAILKDVSDIVDAIGYEEGYAVILRSEVVLSAKKELDITGAVITRLNESKGKPKEAPKVKPKEKPKDKK from the coding sequence ATGAGAAAGATATTGCTATTAACATTGTGTTCAGTCCTGCTTTATGTCTCACCTGCAGGAGCGGCTGAAGCGCTCAAGATAGGGTTCGTTGATTTACCGCGTATATTTGCAGAATCAGACTCAGGCAAAAAGGCAAGGGCAGACATTGAAGCGATTGAAAAATCAAAAAAGGCAGTAATAGAAGAGAAGGTCAATTCTCTAAAAAAAATTGAAGAAGAGATTGCCAAACAGTCTTCCGTTCTTTCTGCCGAGGCAAAGAAGGCTAAGGAAGAGGAGTTTGAAAAGCTTCAGAGGGATGTTCAGAAGCTTGTGGCTGAAGCACGGGCAGAATTGCAAAAAAAAGAAACTGAGCTTACAAATGCAATTCTTAAAGACGTGAGCGACATTGTGGATGCTATCGGGTACGAGGAAGGATATGCGGTTATATTAAGAAGCGAGGTGGTTCTTTCTGCCAAGAAAGAGCTTGATATTACGGGCGCAGTTATAACAAGGCTTAATGAATCAAAAGGTAAGCCAAAAGAGGCGCCAAAAGTAAAACCGAAGGAAAAACCAAAAGACAAGAAATAA
- a CDS encoding cold-shock protein gives MAKGTVKWFNESKGFGFITSEDGGDVFVHYSELQGDGFKSLSEGQAVSFDVVDSPKGPKAANVTKL, from the coding sequence GTGGCAAAAGGAACCGTAAAGTGGTTTAATGAGTCCAAGGGTTTTGGATTCATAACCAGTGAAGACGGCGGAGATGTTTTTGTTCACTATTCTGAGCTTCAGGGAGATGGCTTTAAGTCTCTATCTGAAGGGCAGGCAGTGAGCTTTGATGTTGTTGACAGCCCCAAGGGGCCAAAGGCAGCAAACGTTACAAAACTCTAA
- a CDS encoding MBL fold metallo-hydrolase has product MKPTFHHKPINSPFDDPCVYVRVLREKRALLFDLGYTNRLKPNDIQKITDVFVTHTHIDHFIGFDSLLRALLRREAPLRIFGPSNITECIEGKLRGYTWNLIKEYPLKIEAFGINENYISHAGFYAENCFNKTDYGEKPFDGTLLKEGYFEVKASCLTHQIPCLGFSLEEDFHINIDKAALNRLALPVGPWLSEFKRAVRENAGGDREFKISGRIYTKKELMEIAMITEGQKISYVADSSMDEENIRKIITLVKDSDTLYCEAYFLEEDRERAIERHHLTAKTAGRIAREAGVKNLVVMHFSPKYRECPDAPEKEALMEYNKE; this is encoded by the coding sequence ATGAAACCGACTTTTCATCACAAACCCATAAACAGTCCCTTTGACGACCCGTGCGTATATGTCAGAGTGCTCAGGGAAAAACGGGCGCTTCTCTTCGACCTTGGCTATACAAACAGATTAAAACCAAACGATATCCAGAAAATAACAGACGTCTTTGTAACACATACCCATATTGACCATTTCATAGGGTTTGACAGTCTTTTAAGGGCGCTTCTGAGAAGAGAGGCTCCACTAAGGATATTCGGGCCTTCCAACATCACTGAGTGCATCGAAGGAAAACTCCGTGGATACACCTGGAACCTGATAAAAGAATATCCGCTGAAAATAGAGGCCTTCGGCATAAATGAAAACTATATCAGCCATGCAGGTTTTTATGCGGAGAATTGTTTTAACAAAACAGATTACGGTGAAAAACCATTTGACGGGACCTTATTAAAAGAAGGATATTTTGAGGTTAAAGCATCGTGCCTCACGCATCAGATACCATGCCTTGGCTTTTCCCTTGAAGAGGATTTTCATATAAATATTGATAAGGCAGCGCTGAACAGGCTGGCGCTTCCGGTAGGGCCATGGCTTTCAGAATTTAAAAGGGCTGTCAGAGAGAATGCAGGCGGGGACAGAGAATTTAAAATATCCGGCAGAATATATACCAAAAAAGAACTCATGGAAATCGCGATGATAACAGAGGGGCAAAAGATATCCTACGTTGCTGATTCCTCAATGGATGAGGAGAATATAAGAAAAATAATAACTCTCGTTAAAGATTCCGATACTCTTTATTGCGAGGCTTACTTTCTTGAGGAAGACAGGGAAAGGGCCATAGAGAGGCATCACCTCACTGCAAAAACCGCAGGAAGGATAGCGAGAGAGGCAGGCGTTAAAAACCTTGTTGTCATGCACTTTTCTCCAAAATACAGGGAATGCCCTGACGCGCCTGAAAAAGAAGCGCTGATGGAATATAATAAAGAATAA
- the galT gene encoding galactose-1-phosphate uridylyltransferase encodes MSELRKDPIVGRWVIISVERGKRPTDFISPSQRKKGGFCPFCHGNEHTAPPEIMAFRPPGTLPDSPGWTLRVVPNKFPALQIHGELSKTGEGIFDKINGIGAHEVVIETPEHNLSLSTMPLKAVEDALWAYYMRLNDLKKDRRFRYVLIFKNEGEDAGASLEHTHSQLIALPIVPKLVKEEVDAAEQYFNFKERCIFCDVINQELEDGRRVIYENKDYLALAPFAPRAPFETWILPKRHESAFYPPDKDFSLLAEILQRILKQIDRILDIPPYNFIIHTSPFYNETNEYYHWHIEIMPKLTKIAGFEWGSGFYINPTPPEEAAKFMREAKI; translated from the coding sequence ATGTCTGAACTTAGAAAAGATCCGATTGTCGGACGCTGGGTTATAATCTCTGTCGAAAGGGGCAAGAGGCCGACGGATTTTATATCGCCTTCACAGAGGAAGAAAGGCGGTTTCTGTCCGTTCTGTCATGGCAATGAGCATACTGCTCCGCCTGAGATAATGGCATTCAGGCCTCCGGGCACTCTGCCGGATTCTCCGGGCTGGACCTTGAGAGTTGTACCTAATAAATTCCCTGCGCTTCAGATACATGGAGAATTGAGCAAGACAGGGGAGGGAATATTTGACAAGATTAACGGGATAGGCGCTCATGAGGTTGTGATAGAGACGCCGGAGCATAACCTTTCACTCTCAACCATGCCTTTAAAGGCGGTTGAAGATGCGTTGTGGGCCTATTATATGAGACTTAATGACCTGAAGAAAGACCGGAGATTCAGGTATGTCCTGATATTCAAGAATGAAGGCGAGGATGCCGGCGCTTCGCTTGAACATACGCACAGCCAGCTTATCGCCCTTCCTATCGTGCCCAAACTTGTCAAAGAAGAAGTTGATGCGGCGGAACAGTATTTCAATTTTAAGGAAAGATGCATTTTCTGCGATGTCATAAATCAGGAACTTGAGGACGGCAGGCGCGTGATATACGAAAATAAGGATTATCTCGCGTTGGCGCCTTTTGCGCCGAGGGCTCCGTTTGAGACATGGATTTTACCCAAGAGGCATGAATCGGCATTTTACCCCCCGGATAAGGACTTCTCATTACTTGCAGAAATACTGCAGAGAATACTTAAGCAGATTGACAGGATACTTGATATTCCGCCATATAATTTTATTATCCATACATCACCTTTCTATAATGAGACAAACGAATACTACCACTGGCATATTGAGATAATGCCAAAGCTGACGAAGATCGCAGGCTTTGAATGGGGCTCGGGTTTTTATATAAACCCCACACCGCCTGAAGAAGCGGCAAAATTTATGAGAGAAGCTAAGATATAG